From a region of the Paenibacillus sp. R14(2021) genome:
- a CDS encoding Lrp/AsnC family transcriptional regulator, giving the protein MNERKMQILELLKEDARRSADLIATMLAAPVDEVKQAIAEMEQDHVIVKYATVVNWSKVEDEKVTALIEVQITPERGRGFEGIAERIYLYPEVKSVYLMSGAYDLLVEVQGKTLKDVASFVSNKLSPIDAVLSTKTFFILKKYKQDGIIFEEHEDDHRLLISP; this is encoded by the coding sequence ATGAATGAACGGAAAATGCAAATACTTGAACTGCTGAAAGAGGATGCAAGACGCTCTGCGGATTTGATCGCGACGATGCTCGCCGCACCCGTGGATGAAGTGAAGCAGGCGATTGCGGAGATGGAGCAGGATCATGTCATCGTCAAATATGCGACCGTTGTCAATTGGAGCAAGGTTGAAGATGAGAAGGTTACCGCACTTATAGAGGTTCAGATCACGCCGGAACGCGGCCGAGGCTTCGAGGGCATCGCGGAACGGATTTATTTATATCCTGAGGTGAAATCGGTTTATCTCATGTCGGGCGCGTACGACCTGCTTGTTGAAGTACAAGGGAAAACATTGAAAGACGTTGCTTCCTTCGTATCCAATAAGCTGTCCCCGATCGATGCCGTGCTTTCCACGAAAACCTTTTTTATTTTGAAAAAATATAAGCAGGACGGCATTATATTCGAAGAGCATGAGGATGACCATCGTCTTCTCATCTCACCGTAA